The genomic DNA GTCCGGGTTATACGTGACATACATCTTCGTATAACCCTTTGTGTCGAATGTGCCGGTCCAGCCGCGTGGCATCGTGACCGCTTCGCCTGCATTGACATGCATGATCGATCCATCCGACGAGGTCAGCGTGACGCCGCCTGAAACAAGATACATGAACTCATTATATGGATAGCCGCCTGGCATGTTGACGACCGCATGGAGCGGCCCTGATTTGTACATCCCTGTCTGAAATGCATTGTCTTTTGACGTGAGCGTGACCACATCGGTAGTCGCGTTGCCATCCTTTTGGTCATGCACCGCCTCTCTGCGCTGAAAGATCGTTCCGGCGATCTCAGGACGTGTTTCCTTGATTGGCTTGATCACTTCTGCGCAAGCAACGCTGGACAATGCGCTGAAAGCGACCACGATGGATATTGCGTAACGGTATAAACGTTTATTCTTCATGTTTCTCCGATCCTTCCGTTGAGGGAGACTGGTTAGCTACGCTCGCCGTTGTCCTGTGCAGACACGGAAGCCGTTAAAGTGGCGCATGCCCGCGGGGGTGCAAGTCGGGTTCGGCCGCGCCATTGGAAGGCTAAAACCGCAAGCATCTGAAGTCTGAGGACATATCTAACGTCGGCGGGACGTGCGCGGCCAGGCTGGATCAGAGACGGTATCCGCCGCTCGCGTCGATAACCTGGCCCG from Paraburkholderia edwinii includes the following:
- a CDS encoding cupin domain-containing protein; this translates as MKNKRLYRYAISIVVAFSALSSVACAEVIKPIKETRPEIAGTIFQRREAVHDQKDGNATTDVVTLTSKDNAFQTGMYKSGPLHAVVNMPGGYPYNEFMYLVSGGVTLTSSDGSIMHVNAGEAVTMPRGWTGTFDTKGYTKMYVTYNPDDARK